The nucleotide sequence GGTATGGCGTGTGAACGTTTCTCGAAAAACTACCGCCGTAATCGTGGTCTGTTTATCTCCTATCCCCATAAAGATCGTATCGAAGATATCCTCAATAACTCGACTCGTCAGAAGGTCAAAATCATTGTGGTCACCGACGGCGAGCGTATTTTAGGTCTTGGCGATCAAGGTATTGGCGGCATGGGGATCCCAATAGGTAAACTCTCTCTTTATACTAGTTGTGGTGGGATCAGCCCGGCATACACCCTACCGATCACATTAGATGTCGGCACAGATAACCCACATCTACTCGAAGACCCCATGTATATGGGCTGGCGTAACCAGCGCATAGGTGGCGACGAGTACAAGGAATTTGTCGAAGCCTTTATGCAGGCTGTAAGTCGTCGTTGGCCCGATGCTCTTATTCAGTTCGAAGATTTCGCCCAAAAAAATGCGATGCCGCTGCTTGAACGCTACAAAGATCAATATTGCTGCTTTAACGATGATATTCAAGGTACCGCCGCTGTCACAGTTGGCTCTCTACTTGCCGCCTGTAAGGCTGCAAAAAGTCAGCTTTGTGAGCAACGCATTGCCTTCCTCGGCGCAGGTTCCGCAGGTTGTGGTATTGCAGAAGCTATCGTTGCACAAATGGTGTCTGAAGGTATTAATGAAGCTCAGGCACGCAGCCAAGTGTTTATGGTTGACCGTTGGGGACTGCTACAAGACAGCATGCCTAACCTGTTAAACTTTCAACAGAAGCTGGCTCAAAAAGCTGAAATGGTTAAGGGATGGACAATCGAGAACGGCAATGTCAGTCTGCTCGATGTGATGAATAATGCTAAGCCTACCGTACTAATCGGTGTCTCTGGCGCACCAGGGCTGTTTAGCGAAGCGATCATCAAGGCGATGCATAAACACTGCCCTCACCCTATTGTCTTCCCACTATCGAATCCAACCAGCCGTGTAGAAGCTACGCCAAAAGATGTGCTGCACTGGACCAATGGTCAAGCCCTCGTTGCTACAGGTAGCCCATTCGAGCCCGTCGTGCTTAACGGTGATACCTTCGAAATAGCCCAATGTAACAACAGCTATATTTTCCCCGGTATCGGCCTTGGCGTACTCTCTGCTGGCGCAAAACGTGTCAGTGATGAAATGCTAAGGGCATCGAGCCGCGCCCTAGCAGAATGTTCACCATTAGCAATAAACGGTGAAGGTCCTCTGTTACCGCCACTTGAAGAGATCCATAAGGTCAGCAAGCATATCGCCTTCGCTGTTGCCAAGGTTGCGGTAAAACAGGGACATGCTCTCCCCTGTACCGATGAACTACTTGAGCAATCAATCGAAAACAACTTCTGGACAGCAGAGTATCGACGTTACAAGAGAACCTCTTTCTAACAATTAGGATCAGTTTCGAGTTTCGAGTTTCGAGTTTCGAGTTTCGAGTTTCGAAAAATCATAGAGCTACCACTTAATACTGGTAGCTTTTTTTCGCCTTCAAATGCAAACTGCTGCCATTTACAAATCCCAGTTCAACATCCGTGCGTCTCGACACTGCATGCAACAAAATCATTCAATAAACACATAGCAAATTTGATACAGAACAATGAATATTTCCTGAATTGGGATAGATTTGAACAAGGCTATAGCTCTCTATCTAAACCAAGGACTGAACATGATATACACTAAACCTTGTTATAAAAAACAGTATGAAAACTTTATTAATGGTGAGTGGCTTGCACCTTTAAGTGGTGAGTACACAGATAATATTTCGCCCGTTGATGGTGAAGTGTTAACTCGGGTCCCACGTTCGAACGAGGCCGATGTCGATGCTGCTGTCGCAGCTGGAGTCGCTGCATTCGCCTTATACAAGCACAGTACAGTCATTGAACGCTCGACTATGCTCAATAAGATAGCCGATGCCATCGAGCTAAGACTAGAAGATCTGGCCATCGCTGAAACCTTAGATAATGGCAAAGCAGTTAGAGAAACACTCAACGCCGATATCCCGCTGGTCGTGGATCATTTCAGATACTTCGCCTCGGTTATCCGCGGTGAAAGCGGTACAGTATGTGACTTAGATGAAAATACCGTCTCACAAGAAATTCATGAACCATTAGGGGTCGTGGCTCAGATTATCCCATGGAACTTTCCTCTATTGATGGCAGCCTGGAAAATCGCCCCCGCACTCGCAGCGGGAAATGCTGTGGTACTAAAACCTGCAAGTAGTACACCTATGTCCATCTTGCTTTTGATGGAAGCCATTCAAGATGTGTTGCCTAAAGGACTCATCAACATTATCAACGGTTCTGGTGCCAAAATAGGCAAGCATCTGTCAACTCATCCAGATATTAAAAAGATCGGCTTTACTGGTGAAACCACCACAGGTCAGTTGATCATGCAATATGCTACGGTCAACATCATCCCATCGACCTTAGAGCTCGGTGGCAAGTCACCAAATATCTTCTTTGAATCCATCATGGATAAAGACGATGCCTTCTTCAATAAAGCGATTGAAGGCTTGGTATTGTTCGCCTTCAACTCAGGAGAGGTGTGTACTTGTCCATCACGCGCCTTGATTCAAGAGTCTATCTATGAGCCCTTCATGAAGCGAGTGCTGGCGCGCATCGAAGCTATCACTATGGAAAATCCATTAGATCCCACAACGATGATGGGAGCCCAGTGCTCTAATAGTCAAAAGGATAAGATCCTGTCGTATATTCACATCGGCAAAGAGGAGGGCGCCGAGCTATTAATCGGTGGTGAGGCCTACGATAATAAGACCTACCCAAATGGGTATTATATTAAGCCTACCGTGTTTAAAGGACACAACAAGATGCGGATTTTCCAAGAGGAGGTTTTTGGCCCTGTGTTAGCGGTGACCACATTTAAGGATGAAGATGAGGCTCTCGAGATAGCCAATGACACTATCTATGGTCTAGGTTCCGGTGTCTGGTCTCGTGATACCCATCAAATTCATAAGATGAGTCGAGGCATCGAAGCGGGCCGCGTCTGGGTCAATTGCTATCACATGTATCCGTCACATGCATCATTCGGGGGATATAAAAAATCTGGCATAGGCCGTGAAACCCATATGATGATGTTAAATGCCTACCGCCACACTAAGAATATCTTAACCTCACACAGCAAGGATGCCATGGGCTTCTTTTAAGCCGATAACTTTTTAGCCACATGAAAATAGTGTGTTAGTTAACCGGCTAACACACTACATAAGAAGTCATAGTCAATTAGAGCCTAATAAAAGTAAGAAATCGAAGAGATACTTATGTGATAGCCTGCTTACTGCGTTTTGAATTCCCGCTGAACGATCAGACATTTAATAGGATGAGTATTACATCGCAAAGGTATAACTGAGATGTCACTATCTAAAAAACAATCAACACATACGATTAGCTTTTATAACACATATTGAATTGTAACATTATACTTACCCTTGAAAAGTATGGGAAATAATGTTCTTTAATACTAAATAACAGTTCTATTATATTTTATAACCAATATGATACTTTTAAACCAATTAAAGGCTAAGAAACACATTTACACCCACCATTAAACAATAATAAAATTAATTTCAAAATGCTGATAATAAACAAATAAATTACAATAAGGTGCATTTTAGTTACTTTGACCTAGATCAATACATTGCAACCGTGAAACAACTTGAATTATATTACGCAAGTTATCATTTAGGCAGTATCAAAGGAAACACCTTGTCGAGATTAAATCGTATTAGTAAAGCATTAAGCTTATTAGCATGTGCCACCATTTCACACACAGTATCGGCCCATGGTTGGGTTGAATTCCCTGCGGCCAGACAAGTTATTTGTTATAACGATGGGGGTTATTGGTCTGTAGATGGCCAAGATATTCCTAATGCGGCCTGTAAAGCAGCATTTGATCAGTCTGGTACTTACCCATTTATTCAAAAAAATGAATTTGCAGCATTAACTAAAAACTATCACGATATGGAAGCGGTTAAACGCCAAGTCCCCGATGGTCAGTTATGTTCTGCAGGTAATCAACCTAAAGCAGGCATGAGTATTGCTTCACCTCAATGGCAGAAAACCAAGGTAAAGTTAGACAACAATGGTCAAATTGAGATGGTATTTAATGCTACTGCGCCACATAACCCATCGTTTTGGCAATTCTATATAACCAAGCCAGGTTATGATCATAATGAAGCATTAACTTGGGATGATCTTGAGTTAGTCGATACCGCTGGCAATGCCGCGGTTGATAGTGATCGTAAGTATCGAATTAAAGTAACCTTACCAAATGATCGCACTAATGATGCGATTCTATATACCCGTTGGCAGCGTGACGATGCTGCTGGTGAAGGTTTCTACAATTGCAGTGATATCAGTTTTAGTACTGATGGTGAAAGCGGTGGCGGTGGCGGAGAGATCCCCGACCCAGATAAGCCCTATTTAACGGCATTAGGCTATTACATTCCAGTGGGCTACCCAACACCTGATGAAGGTGATTATATGAGCTTTCGCGGTTTTAACGACCAAGGTCATGAAATACTTGAAGAGCGCTTATTGA is from Shewanella sp. MTB7 and encodes:
- a CDS encoding NAD-dependent malic enzyme codes for the protein MDDHKRPLYLPFAGPAILEAPLINKGSAFTDEERIFFNLEGLLPHVIETIEEQASRAYDQYTNFTNDLDKHIYLRNIQDTNETLYYRLVQNHITEMMPIIYTPTVGMACERFSKNYRRNRGLFISYPHKDRIEDILNNSTRQKVKIIVVTDGERILGLGDQGIGGMGIPIGKLSLYTSCGGISPAYTLPITLDVGTDNPHLLEDPMYMGWRNQRIGGDEYKEFVEAFMQAVSRRWPDALIQFEDFAQKNAMPLLERYKDQYCCFNDDIQGTAAVTVGSLLAACKAAKSQLCEQRIAFLGAGSAGCGIAEAIVAQMVSEGINEAQARSQVFMVDRWGLLQDSMPNLLNFQQKLAQKAEMVKGWTIENGNVSLLDVMNNAKPTVLIGVSGAPGLFSEAIIKAMHKHCPHPIVFPLSNPTSRVEATPKDVLHWTNGQALVATGSPFEPVVLNGDTFEIAQCNNSYIFPGIGLGVLSAGAKRVSDEMLRASSRALAECSPLAINGEGPLLPPLEEIHKVSKHIAFAVAKVAVKQGHALPCTDELLEQSIENNFWTAEYRRYKRTSF
- a CDS encoding aldehyde dehydrogenase family protein, whose amino-acid sequence is MIYTKPCYKKQYENFINGEWLAPLSGEYTDNISPVDGEVLTRVPRSNEADVDAAVAAGVAAFALYKHSTVIERSTMLNKIADAIELRLEDLAIAETLDNGKAVRETLNADIPLVVDHFRYFASVIRGESGTVCDLDENTVSQEIHEPLGVVAQIIPWNFPLLMAAWKIAPALAAGNAVVLKPASSTPMSILLLMEAIQDVLPKGLINIINGSGAKIGKHLSTHPDIKKIGFTGETTTGQLIMQYATVNIIPSTLELGGKSPNIFFESIMDKDDAFFNKAIEGLVLFAFNSGEVCTCPSRALIQESIYEPFMKRVLARIEAITMENPLDPTTMMGAQCSNSQKDKILSYIHIGKEEGAELLIGGEAYDNKTYPNGYYIKPTVFKGHNKMRIFQEEVFGPVLAVTTFKDEDEALEIANDTIYGLGSGVWSRDTHQIHKMSRGIEAGRVWVNCYHMYPSHASFGGYKKSGIGRETHMMMLNAYRHTKNILTSHSKDAMGFF
- a CDS encoding lytic polysaccharide monooxygenase, whose product is MSRLNRISKALSLLACATISHTVSAHGWVEFPAARQVICYNDGGYWSVDGQDIPNAACKAAFDQSGTYPFIQKNEFAALTKNYHDMEAVKRQVPDGQLCSAGNQPKAGMSIASPQWQKTKVKLDNNGQIEMVFNATAPHNPSFWQFYITKPGYDHNEALTWDDLELVDTAGNAAVDSDRKYRIKVTLPNDRTNDAILYTRWQRDDAAGEGFYNCSDISFSTDGESGGGGGEIPDPDKPYLTALGYYIPVGYPTPDEGDYMSFRGFNDQGHEILEERLLITADNRYSWQEQLGMQVSDKHKPDWFIGIWHAEMAHYMYDRNNVHANQVLSKQANASFVLSIIEAEVPPVEPPVEPEVPAGHWDKAATYIESNVVSHKDKKWHAHWWTKGDEPGTTGEWGVWREIAGTVDPEPELPEPPVTGQVWNPTVEYSEHDVVMHNNQNWRAHWWTKGDEPGTTGEWGVWRLVD